The following nucleotide sequence is from Firmicutes bacterium ASF500.
GGAGACCCGGCGGCGTATCGAAGGGCGAACCGGGTCCAGACCTGCTACTCGGCGCTGCGCGACCTGAAAAACAAGCTGCTATATAGACGGAGGAAATGAAATGAAGCTGTCCGTAATCGTGCCGGTCTACAATGTGGAGGCGTATGTGGGGGACTGTCTGGACGCCCTTCTGGACCAGGGGCTGGGGGATACGGAGTATGAGATCCTCTGCGTGAACGATGGCAGCACCGACGGGAGCCAGGAAATATTGGAGGAGTACAGGCGGAAAAACCGTCAGATCTCCGTCATCTGCCAGGCCAACCAAGGGCTCAGCGCCGCGCGGAACACGGGGCTTCGGGCGGCGTCCGGGGCGTATGTGTACTTCATAGACTCTGACGACCTGCTGGAGCGGAGAGCCTTGGGCGATTTATACGCCTTGGCGGCGGAGCATGATCTGGATATGATCCTGTTCAGCTACCAGCGCTTCGCGGACGGGACAGCTCCCTCTTTGACGGAGCAGACTGTGGACCCGGGGCGGCTGCGCCTGTTCCGGGACCCGATGGAAATGCGGCGGCACAGGGGTGTGCCCGACTGGAGGACGGCCTGGAACTACTTGGTCCGGCGCTCGGTGCTGGAGGAGTTTGGCCTGACCTTCCCGGAGGGGAGCCTCTTTGAGGACGAGGAGTTTAACTTCTGGCTGGACCGCTGCGGGTCGGCCTGCGGGTATCTGGACCAGAAGCTTTATCACTACCGGCAGCGGGAGGGGAGCATCCTGCGGACCTTTCAAAGCGACGAGGGATTTCCGCCCTACATCCAGGGCCGGGTAAAGCTGGCCGCCCGTCACCGGAGGATTTTAGAGGACTTCCGGGCGGGGAACCCCCCGAGGCTCCGGCTGCCGGTTACGGAGGCGGAGCTGGAGGACCGGCTCATTGGAGAGGTGCAGGGAATTTTGAGCCGCCTGTTGGAACGGGGGGACCGGGCCCTCCTTCAGAGGACGCTGGAGGAGCTGACGGCCCAGGGCCTGTACCCCTATCCCATGCGCTGGAGACGTCTAGTCAGGAGGATGCCGCTGAAAAGGCGGCTGATCAGCACGGCCAGCTTCCTGTTTCCAGTGCGGGGATATCTCCAGCTGTGTATGCGGGTGCGGACGCTTCTGCCCCGGAGGCGGGACCGGCGGGAGGGCGGAGTATGATCGGAATTTTAACCTTCTACTGGGCGGACGACTATGGAGGAATGCTCCAGGCCTATGCCCTGAAGCGCCGGTTAGAGCTGATGGGCGAGAGGGCAGAGATGGTCCCCTACGCGCCCATAAAGCTGAGGGGACGGTACTGGCTGTGTCCGCTTTGCGCGGAGCGGAAGGACTGGGGACTTCGATATTTTTTCCACCGGTACATGTTTAAGGAGAACCTGCGGCAGGGCTGGAGCTTCTGGGCCCGAAGATGGGCCATGGGCCGGTTCCGGCGAAAATACCTGACGGCGAAGCGTCCCGCCCGCGGTGTAAGGGACCTGTTGGAGCCCTACCGGACCGTGCTGGTGGGCAGCGATCAGGTCTGGAATCCGGACATTACAGTGGACCTGGATGACGCCTACATTGGAAATATCCCCCGCCGGGAGGACTGCCGCCTGGTCGCCTATGGGGCCAGCCTGGGCGGGAAGCGCCTGCTGGAGGGCGACCGGGAGAAATTTGTCCGTCATGTGAAGGAATTTTCCGCGATTTCCCTCCGGGAGCGGACGGACGCGGCCTATGTGGAGGAACTTCTGGGCCGGAAGGTCCGGGACGTGCTGGACCCGGTGCTGCTTTTGGACGCGGCGGAGTGGAGGCGGGCAGCGAAGCCCCCCAGGGAGCGCGGCTATATCCTGCTCTACCTGACGGAGTATCACGAGCCGCTGCTCCGCTGCGCACAGGCCCTCTCCAAGGAGCTGGGGCGGGAGCTGCTGTCTCTGTCCAGGCCCTCCACCCTGGCGGGAGGCTATGCCCAGACGGTCCAGACCCGGAGCGCCGGCCCGGCGGAGTTCTTGGGGTATTTGGAGCACGCTGACTGTGTGCTGACCAACTCCTTCCACGGGACGGCTTTCTCCATCCTGATGGAAAAGCCCTTCCTCGCCTTCCGGCACAGCACTCGAAACAACCGGCTGGAGGATCTTTTGGATAAGCTGGGACTGTCCTTCCACCTGGCGGAGGAGGCCCGGCCGGAGGAGGTCCTGAAGCGCTGGGCGGAGACGGACCGGGAGGAGGTCCGGCGGCGGCTGGCGGAGGAGCGGGAGCGGTCTCTGCGATTCCTCACGGAGAGCCTGTGAGCTCAGACCGAAGGGACGAACCAAATCACTGAAACAATGAGAGGTAGAGTATGGAGGACCTTGTTTCTATTATTATTCCGGTGTATAATACGGAGGAATATCTTCGGGAGTGCGTCCGGTCGGCCCTTGCCCAGAGCTACCCTTATTTTGAACTGATCCTGATCGACGATGGCTCGGAGGATGGCAGCGCCTCGCTGTGCGCCAGTCTGTGCGGCGAGGACCAGCGTATCCGCTTTTTGTCCCAGCCCCACATGGGGGTGTCCGCCGCCAGAAATGCGGGGATGGAGGCCGCCGGCGGCAAATACCTGTTTTTCCTGGACAGCGACGACACAATGCACCCCCTCCTGCTGGAGACGCTGGTGCAGCTGTGCGAGGGCACCGGGGCGGCGCTGGCCACGGAGGTCTACCGCCATGTGGAGGCCACAGAGGCGCGGGATATTATGGACAGCTGCCGGAGCGGAGATGACCGCTCCTGGGAATACACCTATATGGACAACAGGGAGGCCCTCCGTCAGTTTTCCTCCCATGAGAACGGCTATAATTTTCACGGGATCGGCGGCAAGCTGGTGCGCCGCGACGCGGCGGGCGGACTGCGCTTTCGCGAGCACATGGGCAACAGCGAGGACACGCTGTTCGTCTATCAGCTCCTGGACCAGGGGCTGGATGCGGTGATCCTGTGGAAGGAGTGGTATGAGTACCGGAAGCACCCCGGAGGAAGCAGCCACCGCCTGAGTGTCCAGGCCTGTAAGGACAGCTATCAGTGCCTGCGGTATATCTGCAGCCGGGAGGAGGCCCGGGAGGGGGACGCGGGCATGGTCTTCTGGACGGTGGTGATCTCCGCCCGTCTCCGGCGGCTCTATGTGCGCAGCCGGAGGCGCGACAGCCGGGAGATGACCCTTTACCTGAGAGAGCTGGCCCGCGAGGAGAGTGAGAGCGAGCGTTTTCCCCTGATCCCCTGGAGGGAGAGAGTGAAGCACTATATGGCTTTCCGCTGTTATCCTCTCTATGTGCCCCTGCACGGAATTTTGACCCTGCGGTGGAGGATACGGGAGTGGAAGCAGAAGCGGGCGCGGGAGCGTGAGGGTTGGAATGGTTGAAAGAGCGTTTTGTACGGGCTGCGGCGCCTGCGCGGCGGTCTGTCCCCACCAGGCGGTCCAGATGCGAGAGGACTGGGAGGGGTTTTACTATCCAGTGGTCTCAAGGAGGTCCTGCACAGACTGCGGGCTGTGCGCCCAGGTGTGCCCCCTGACCGGAGCGCGGGAGGCCGGCGGGGAAGCCAGCTTTTTTGGCGCCAAGGCAAAGCGGGAGGATGACCGCCTGCTGGGGTCCTCGGGCGGGATGTTCCACCTGCTGGCCGCCCAGGTCCTGCGGGAGGGCGGAAGCGTGTGGGGCGCGGCCCTTGGAGAGGACGGGACGCTGCGGCACACGGAGGCCTTTGAGCAGTCCGGCCTTGCCAGGCTGACCAGGACCAAATACATACAAAGCGATATGACCCCGGTTTGGCGGAAAATCCGGGCGGAGGCCCGGGAGGGCCGGCCGGTCCTCTTCTGCGGGACGCCCTGCCAGACGGACGCCGTGCGCGCCTTTCTGGGGGAGGAGCGGGGCGGGGTGATCCTGGCGGACCTGATCTGCTTCGGGGTCCCCTCGCCGGGGCTCTGGAGGCGGTACGCCGCGCACCTTGAGAAAAGGTTTGCGGGCGCACTGGAGGGCGTTTCCTTCCGAGACAAGCGGAACAGGGACAACGGCCACACCTGCGCGGTCCAGGCCGGGGGGACGGAGCACACCTGGCCCCTGGGTGAGGACCTGTACTGCCGGTCCTATTTCCGGGGGGTGAATCTGCGGCCCTCCTGCGCTCACTGCAAGTACTGTACCACGGAGAGGGCCAGCGACATCACGCTGGGGGACTTTTGGGGCATCGAGGGGGTGCGGCCCGGCTTTGACGACGGGATGGGCTGTTCGGTGGTCATCTGCCGTACCCAGGCGGGGAGCGCGCTGTGGGAGCGGGTCCAGGGGGACGCCCATTGGTTTCCCTGCCGGAGGGAGGAGGCGGCCAACGTGAGCCAGCCCCGCCTGCGGGAACCGACCCGGGCCCACCCCCGGCGGCGGCTGTACATGGGGCTGTGGAGAGTTCTTCCCTTTTCCCTCTGGCTGAAGCTGTGCCGTCGGATGTGAGCCGTGAGGAGGTTGTGAAAATGCTGAAAAAGCTGGGTTCCCTTCTGGACCGGTCCCAAAGGGCGGCGGTGCGGCGCTTCGCGCTGCTGTGCCTGTTCAGCCCGGCGGCGGATATGGTGGGCGTGTCCATGATGATTCCGGTGCTCCAGCAGGCGTTTCAGCGGGGGGCGTCCAGCCATCTGGCGGGGCGGGTATTTCTTCTGGCCCTGGTGCTGATGCTGGTGGGCGTGTTTGAGCTGATCCGGGGCCGGTTTTCCACCGCCCTGGTGGTGGACCTGTCTCACAGCTGGTCGGTGAGGATCTATGAGATGTACGGCATGGAGGAGCTGGAGGACCACAACCGGAGGACCCCCATACAGGCGGCGGAGGGGGTGCGGACAGACACCGCCGTCTGCGCCGGGATGATCCCCGCCTATTTGAGTCTGGCGGTGGACGGCATGACCACGGCGGCTTACGCGCTG
It contains:
- the arnC_3 gene encoding Undecaprenyl-phosphate 4-deoxy-4-formamido-L-arabinose transferase; translation: MEDLVSIIIPVYNTEEYLRECVRSALAQSYPYFELILIDDGSEDGSASLCASLCGEDQRIRFLSQPHMGVSAARNAGMEAAGGKYLFFLDSDDTMHPLLLETLVQLCEGTGAALATEVYRHVEATEARDIMDSCRSGDDRSWEYTYMDNREALRQFSSHENGYNFHGIGGKLVRRDAAGGLRFREHMGNSEDTLFVYQLLDQGLDAVILWKEWYEYRKHPGGSSHRLSVQACKDSYQCLRYICSREEAREGDAGMVFWTVVISARLRRLYVRSRRRDSREMTLYLRELAREESESERFPLIPWRERVKHYMAFRCYPLYVPLHGILTLRWRIREWKQKRAREREGWNG
- the arnC_2 gene encoding Undecaprenyl-phosphate 4-deoxy-4-formamido-L-arabinose transferase — encoded protein: MKLSVIVPVYNVEAYVGDCLDALLDQGLGDTEYEILCVNDGSTDGSQEILEEYRRKNRQISVICQANQGLSAARNTGLRAASGAYVYFIDSDDLLERRALGDLYALAAEHDLDMILFSYQRFADGTAPSLTEQTVDPGRLRLFRDPMEMRRHRGVPDWRTAWNYLVRRSVLEEFGLTFPEGSLFEDEEFNFWLDRCGSACGYLDQKLYHYRQREGSILRTFQSDEGFPPYIQGRVKLAARHRRILEDFRAGNPPRLRLPVTEAELEDRLIGEVQGILSRLLERGDRALLQRTLEELTAQGLYPYPMRWRRLVRRMPLKRRLISTASFLFPVRGYLQLCMRVRTLLPRRRDRREGGV